A window from Flavobacterium gyeonganense encodes these proteins:
- a CDS encoding T9SS type A sorting domain-containing protein, which produces MKKHYLFLLFSFISVLSNAQISSDIDPDFECKDYIPVFNLLNSEFGLQSDGKVVIVGDKYTYKLYNNKQETIGKNIIRLNKDLSIDDSFKTGSGFDSTVNNIVIQPDGKIIVVGLFKSYNGTNVNKIVRLNQDGTIDNTFNFTDRGLNVFTITQIDLVRLQPNGKILIAGKFEGSVHGNFYGRNALRLNSDGSVDKTFQSSYPYEIFKIELQPDGKILRVYKNTYNNENSYKIDRLNSDGTADQSFTAIEGFGRICSSNTVGYTGMNNCKLVLQSDGKILFGACFTSFKSLDTRGFMRFNSDGTKDTSFEYVVPGFPMATVKDFILLPNNKILTHNLTLINSDGTIDNTASIKLDVNSVSNKIFLYPNNELLVSSLNTINFPGGLSTFNKFIKIDLTTSEVNTQQLNTFYAGNDILEKPNGDIVVLGYSNNTFNTKYHDGIKLLNKKGNLIFNNNLKSNLFSTTQNEQNYFKKGIVQPDGKIIVFKIGTGNDSGLIRYNDDFTIDNSFVKTVVGDVRTLLLQPDGKILVISNSQQKIIRLNPDGSKDNTFADTSGIDNVCYTGALQPDGKIILGGNFSFYNQTKTNRLARFNVDGTFDTTFHADEALLGGFVYSLGVQSDGKIIVGGSFELNQEGKQSVLKRLNTDGSIDNSFINYFASSLPMYTKGLVIQPDNKIILFTTLNRGVNEYAKNDFQRLESNGKIDNTFDSGEAFNANINAIKFQKDGSLLVTGNFTKYKSTWSNGSVRLLAYKGTLNTPDFSYGTNNDNFILHPNPVKDVLNITSNENESITSIQVYNFLGQSLLDLKNKKTFSTIDVSSLDNGVYFVRINSTKGTTTHKFLKN; this is translated from the coding sequence ATGAAAAAACACTACTTATTTCTATTATTTTCTTTTATTTCAGTACTTAGTAATGCCCAGATATCCTCAGATATTGACCCCGATTTCGAATGCAAGGACTATATTCCCGTTTTCAATTTATTAAATAGCGAGTTTGGCTTGCAAAGTGATGGAAAGGTTGTAATAGTTGGAGATAAATATACATACAAGTTATATAATAATAAACAGGAAACCATTGGCAAAAACATTATAAGATTGAACAAAGATTTAAGTATTGATGATTCTTTTAAAACTGGTTCTGGATTTGATTCTACTGTGAATAATATTGTAATCCAACCTGATGGGAAAATAATCGTAGTTGGCCTTTTTAAATCTTACAATGGTACTAACGTAAATAAGATAGTTCGATTGAATCAGGATGGGACAATTGACAATACATTTAACTTTACCGATAGAGGACTTAATGTTTTTACCATTACACAAATAGACTTGGTAAGACTACAGCCAAATGGCAAGATATTAATTGCAGGTAAATTTGAGGGAAGCGTTCATGGAAATTTTTATGGACGAAACGCATTGCGTTTAAATTCGGATGGTTCTGTTGACAAAACATTTCAGTCTAGTTATCCTTACGAAATATTTAAAATTGAATTACAACCTGATGGAAAGATCTTAAGAGTATATAAAAATACTTATAATAATGAAAACAGTTATAAAATTGATCGCTTAAATTCTGATGGGACAGCAGATCAAAGCTTTACTGCTATAGAAGGTTTTGGAAGGATATGTTCTTCTAATACTGTTGGTTATACTGGTATGAATAATTGTAAATTAGTATTACAGTCTGACGGGAAAATATTATTTGGAGCTTGTTTTACTTCGTTTAAGTCTTTAGATACAAGAGGTTTTATGAGATTTAATAGCGATGGAACAAAAGATACTTCATTTGAATATGTTGTACCAGGATTTCCAATGGCAACTGTCAAAGATTTTATTCTTCTTCCTAATAATAAAATATTAACACATAACTTAACGCTTATCAATTCAGATGGTACAATTGATAATACAGCTTCAATAAAACTAGATGTTAATTCGGTATCAAATAAAATTTTCCTCTACCCTAATAATGAATTACTTGTTTCTTCACTAAATACCATAAACTTTCCGGGCGGACTTTCAACTTTTAATAAATTTATTAAAATAGATTTAACTACTTCTGAAGTTAATACACAACAACTAAATACTTTCTATGCCGGAAATGATATTTTAGAAAAGCCAAACGGTGATATTGTTGTTTTGGGATATAGTAATAATACATTCAATACAAAATATCATGACGGAATAAAATTGTTAAATAAAAAAGGAAATTTAATTTTTAACAATAACCTGAAAAGCAACTTATTTTCAACTACACAAAATGAACAAAATTATTTTAAAAAAGGAATTGTTCAGCCTGATGGTAAAATTATTGTTTTTAAAATCGGTACAGGTAATGACTCAGGTTTAATAAGGTATAATGATGACTTCACGATTGATAATTCTTTTGTTAAAACAGTTGTTGGAGATGTAAGGACATTATTACTACAGCCTGATGGAAAAATTTTAGTTATTTCTAATTCACAGCAAAAAATTATAAGATTAAATCCTGACGGTTCCAAAGACAATACCTTTGCTGATACATCAGGAATTGATAATGTTTGTTACACCGGAGCACTTCAGCCTGATGGTAAAATAATTTTAGGAGGAAATTTTAGTTTCTATAATCAAACAAAAACAAATCGTCTTGCCAGATTCAACGTTGACGGAACATTTGATACTACATTTCATGCTGATGAGGCTTTGCTAGGAGGCTTTGTATATTCTTTGGGTGTGCAATCTGATGGGAAAATTATAGTTGGAGGTAGTTTTGAATTAAATCAGGAAGGCAAACAATCTGTATTAAAACGTTTAAATACTGATGGTTCAATTGATAATTCATTTATTAACTATTTTGCTTCTAGTTTACCTATGTACACTAAAGGATTAGTGATTCAGCCAGATAATAAAATTATATTGTTTACTACTCTAAACAGAGGGGTTAATGAATATGCCAAAAATGACTTTCAAAGGCTAGAAAGCAATGGGAAAATAGATAATACATTTGATTCGGGAGAGGCTTTTAATGCAAATATCAATGCTATTAAATTCCAAAAAGACGGAAGCCTTTTAGTTACAGGAAATTTCACTAAATATAAAAGCACCTGGTCTAATGGTTCTGTTCGCTTACTAGCTTATAAAGGCACATTAAACACACCGGATTTTTCATATGGCACTAATAATGATAATTTTATCTTACACCCTAATCCGGTTAAAGATGTTTTAAACATTACATCAAATGAAAATGAATCTATAACATCGATACAGGTTTACAACTTTCTTGGGCAATCATTATTAGATTTAAAAAACAAAAAAACATTTTCAACGATTGATGTTTCAAGTTTAGATAATGGTGTTTACTTTGTTCGCATAAACTCAACGAAAGGAACGACAACACACAAATTTTTAAAAAATTAA
- a CDS encoding DUF1572 family protein yields MLIEILRSLFNRDLNKLKDEIEAYQTESQLWVIDKNITNSAGNLCLHLIGNLNTYIGAVLGNTGYVRNRPLEFSSKDVRKDELITRIEETILMVNHTLDILKETDLEAIYPQIVFEKEMKSGFFLVHLSTHLAYHLGQINYHRRLFS; encoded by the coding sequence ATGCTGATAGAAATTTTACGATCGCTTTTTAACCGCGATCTCAACAAATTAAAAGACGAAATTGAAGCATATCAAACCGAGAGCCAGCTTTGGGTTATTGATAAAAACATTACTAATTCTGCAGGAAATCTTTGTCTGCATTTAATTGGAAATCTTAATACTTACATAGGTGCTGTCCTCGGAAACACAGGTTATGTTCGTAATCGCCCTTTAGAATTTTCGTCAAAAGATGTTCGAAAAGATGAATTAATAACTAGAATTGAAGAAACAATTTTGATGGTAAACCACACTCTGGATATTTTAAAGGAGACAGATTTAGAAGCTATATATCCGCAAATTGTTTTCGAAAAAGAAATGAAATCGGGCTTTTTTCTTGTGCATCTTTCTACGCATTTGGCATATCATTTAGGACAAATCAATTACCATCGACGGTTGTTTAGCTAA
- a CDS encoding GyrI-like domain-containing protein: MGQFHAGEKKIRNPIDSNLYSLEVFPEGYFNNFNPKNTFEKWAAVEVSDLNEIPAGMESLLVPDGLYAVFIHKGPSTEAEKSYRFIFTEWLPDSKYFVDDRPHFAVMTENYKKDDVDSEEEIWIPVKNKV; encoded by the coding sequence ATGGGGCAGTTTCATGCCGGAGAGAAAAAAATCAGGAATCCTATAGACTCTAATTTATATTCACTTGAAGTTTTTCCTGAAGGATATTTTAATAATTTCAATCCTAAAAATACTTTTGAAAAATGGGCAGCTGTTGAAGTGTCTGATTTAAATGAAATTCCGGCAGGTATGGAAAGCTTGTTGGTTCCTGATGGATTGTATGCGGTTTTTATTCACAAAGGGCCATCGACAGAAGCAGAGAAATCCTATCGTTTTATTTTTACAGAATGGCTTCCGGATTCGAAATACTTTGTTGACGACCGCCCACATTTTGCTGTAATGACTGAAAATTACAAAAAAGATGATGTGGATTCAGAAGAAGAAATCTGGATTCCTGTAAAAAATAAAGTTTAA